From the genome of Carassius auratus strain Wakin unplaced genomic scaffold, ASM336829v1 scaf_tig00214790, whole genome shotgun sequence, one region includes:
- the LOC113092966 gene encoding KH domain-containing, RNA-binding, signal transduction-associated protein 1-like, protein MDANNSNIKRKSSTGDGKYLPELLAEKDSLDSSFTHAMKLLSAEIERVQKGEPKKESETYLDLFTAKNVRVKERVLIPVKQYPRFNFVGKILGPQGSTIKRLQEDTGAKISVLGKGSMRDKTKEEELRKGGDLKYAHLAMELHVHIEVFAPIPDCYLRMAHAMDEVKKFLMPVEGLEEMHPDAFMDPGFLNGSQDMSGRGPPPGRGRGGPPPMGPRGRGMPPRGGPRGGGPRGGPGRGASARGAPAGRGGPPPPTSARGGAATRSRPPTQTQRMTPATGLSHQQHQSKPETYGEYAYEESYAEPSYEGYEGYYSQPAPQPDTEYYDYGHGEAQETYESYTGDEWAGGAWGGTGGKAPAARPGKSYREHPYGRY, encoded by the exons ATGGACGCtaataacagcaacattaaaaGGAAGAGCAGCACCGGCGATGGTAAATATCTGCCGGAGTTACTGGCGGAGAAAGACAGCCTGGACTCCTCGTTCACGCACGCCATGAAACTCCTCTCTGCAG AGATTGAAAGGGTCCAGAAAGGTGAACCTAAAAAAGAGTCAGAGACGTATCTGGATTTGTTCACCGCCAAGAACGTGAGGGTGAAAGAGCGAGTGCTCATTCCCGTGAAGCAGTACCCTCGG TTCAATTTTGTGGGAAAGATTCTTGGGCCACAGGGCAGCACTATCAAACGTCTGCAGGAGGACACCGGGGCGAAGATCTCCGTGCTGGGCAAAGGATCCATGAGAGATAAGACCAAG GAAGAGGAGCTGAGGAAGGGTGGAGACCTGAAGTATGCACACTTGGCCATGGAGCTGCATGTGCACATCGAGGTTTTCGCTCCAATTCCTGATTGTTACCTGCGTATGGCTCATGCCATGGATGAGGTCAAGAAGTTCCTAATGCCT GTGGAAGGGCTTGAAGAAATGCACCCAGATGCATTCATGGATCCAGGGTTTCTGAATGGTTCTCAGGATATGTCTGGCAGAGGCCCGCCTCCCGGCCGAGGCCGCGGTGGACCACCCCCAATGGGACCTAG GGGTCGTGGTATGCCGCCTCGTGGAGGACCACGAGGAGGAGGACCAAGAGGAGGTCCAGGGCGTGGAGCTTCAGCGAGGGGAGCCCCCGCAGGAAGAGGTGGTCCTCCACCACCAACATCAGCCAGAGGAGGAGCCGCCACTCGGTCAAGACCACCAACTCAAACTCAGAGGATGACACCAGCAACCGGTCTCTCACACCAGCAGCACCAGTCCAAACCGGAAACCTACGGCGAATAT GCATATGAAGAATCATACGCAGAGCCTTCCTATGAAGGATATGAGGGCTACTACAGTCAGCCTGCTCCACAGCC agaCACAGAGTATTATGATTACGGTCACGGAGAGGCACAAGAAACTTACGAGTCTTACA cTGGAGATGAATGGGCTGGCGGCGCTTGGGGTGGCACCGGTGGAAAGGCTCCAGCTGCCCGGCCGGGCAAATCATATCGGGAACATCCATACGGCAGATACTGA